Proteins encoded in a region of the bacterium genome:
- a CDS encoding response regulator translates to MKLRDLYGLEVLRQIKEIEPHIIVILMSISCSKEIIIRALQLKADDYFDKPIDIKNIKTRIRSLLELKENPYNFREYLITSSTSCT, encoded by the coding sequence ATCAAATTACGTGATCTATATGGACTTGAAGTCCTTCGGCAAATAAAAGAAATAGAACCCCATATAATCGTTATTTTAATGAGTATTTCCTGTTCAAAGGAAATAATAATTCGTGCTTTACAGTTAAAAGCAGATGATTATTTTGATAAGCCAATTGATATAAAAAACATAAAAACAAGAATAAGAAGTTTATTAGAATTAAAAGAAAATCCATATAATTTTAGAGAATATCTGATAACTAGCAGCACATCGTGCACCTGA